From Salvelinus sp. IW2-2015 unplaced genomic scaffold, ASM291031v2 Un_scaffold2731, whole genome shotgun sequence, a single genomic window includes:
- the LOC139025460 gene encoding uncharacterized protein, translating to MLVVFGLLVMLTGLSNGMEEKFCDARQNMSCHGALGETIYLQLMNNATGSELIFKKDPTGASIRIFRMKNNTVRFHDSIKARSEFFINNGTFKTSNTEKSDSGEYVLEIYDSHGTCLSTRGVQLIIGGGSYGTVIGSLVAVVLVLTVVVGAYCIHKRRRPSQAPVXTDADESPELEXADINILKKMEKHREVPEEVZYGQVVVLEGLRPTTERDRPEGQEETVYAGIHLDQ from the exons gCATGGAGGAGAAATTCTGTGATGCTAGACAGAACATGTCATGTCACGGAGCTCTGGGAGAAACTATTTATCTTCAGCTGATGAATAATGCCACAGGGTCTGAACTAATATTCAAAAAAGACCCCACTGGTGCAAGTATAAGGATATTCAGAATGAAAAACAACACAGTGAGATTCCATGACTCCATTAAAGCTAGATCAGAGTTCTTTATCAACAACGGGACATTTAAGACATCTAACACAGAAAAGAGTGATTCTGGTGAATATGTCTTAGAAATCTATGATTCACATGGAACATGTTTGAGCACCAGAGGAGTACAACTGATAATTGGAG GAGGATCTTATGGGACTGTCATAGGGTCACTAGTAGCTGTGGTCCTGGTCCTAACCGTGGTGGTGGGAGCTTACTGTATTCACAAGAGGAGGAGACCTTCACAGGCTCCAG TCCMCACRGATGCTGATGAGAGTCCAGAACTGGAAYATGCTGACATCAATATTCTAAAGAAGATGGAGAAACACAGGGAGGTTCCAGAGGAGGTGSAGTATGGACAGGTTGTAGTGTTGGAGGGTTTAAGACCAACCACAGAGAGAGAYAGACCTGAGGGGCAGGAGGAGACTGTGTATGCTGGAATACATCTTGACCAATGA